The following coding sequences lie in one Macrobrachium nipponense isolate FS-2020 chromosome 45, ASM1510439v2, whole genome shotgun sequence genomic window:
- the LOC135214350 gene encoding arrestin homolog: protein MVVQFKVFKKAAPNGKLTIYLGRRDFVDHVSSVDPVDGVLVVDSSYLQGRRVFGQLVCSFRYGREEDEVMGLCFQKDLFLASQQIYPPKSDGEATKLQERLIKKLGGNAYPFTFKMPEQAPPSITIQPGKDDEGRPCGVEYYVKVYVGENEEDRSHKRSTIQLNIRRIQFAPSKTGRQPCTVVRKDFMLSPGELELEVTLDKQLYYHDEKININMTIRNHSNKTVKKIKAAVQQIVDICLFSGGQYRSTVSSVETQEGCPISPGSALQKVLQLTPTLTSNMDRRGVALDGHLKNIHTNLASSTLLANPENRDIFGMVVSYTVKVKLYLGAMGGEVTAELPFVLMHPKPDLRRMMRADSQAQVEAFRSESMGVSVDQD, encoded by the exons ATGGTGGTTCAATTCAAGGTCTTCAAGAAAGCCGCCCCCAATGGCAAGCTGACCATCTACTTGGGACGCCGTGATTTCGTCGACCATGTGTCGTCCGTCGATCCCGTTG ATGGCGTCTTGGTCGTCGACAGCAGCTACCTGCAGGGAAGGAGAGTCTTTGGCCAGCTGGTGTGCAGCTTCCGTTATGGCCGCGAGGAGGACGAGGTCATGGGCCTCTGCTTCCAGAAGGACCTGTTTCTGGCCAGCCAGCAGATCTACCCTCCCAAGAGTGATGGTGAGGCTACCAAGCTGCAGGAGCGCCTCATCAAAAAGCTGGGTGGTAACGCCTACCCCTTCACCTTCAAGATGCCTGAGCAGGCGCCTCCTTCCATCACCATCCAACCCGGCAAGGATGACGAGGGGCGCCCCTGTGGTGTTGAGTACTACGTCAAGGTTTACGTTGGAGAGAACGAAGAAGATCGCAGTCATAAGAG ATCCACCATCCAACTGAACATCCGCCGAATCCAGTTCGCCCCCAGCAAGACCGGCCGCCAGCCCTGCACCGTCGTCCGGAAGGACTTCATGCTGAGCCCCGGAGAGCTGGAGCTGGAGGTCACCCTGGACAAGCAGCTCTACTACCACGACGAGAAGATCAACATCAACATGACCATCAGGAACCACAGCAACAAGACCGTGAAGAAAATCAAGGCCGCTGTCCAGCAAATCGTGGATATTTGCCTGTTCAGTGGCGGACAGTACCGCAGCACCGTCTCCAGCGTCGAGACCCA GGAGGGATGCCCCATCTCGCCTGGCTCGGCCCTGCAAAAGGTGCTCCAGCTAACCCCAACGCTTACCTCCAACATGGATCGTAGGGGCGTCGCTCTTGACGGTCACTTGAAGAACATCCACACTAATTTGGCTTCTTCTACGCT TCTCGCCAACCCAGAGAATCGTGACATCTTCGGAATGGTGGTCTCCTACACTGTCAAAGTGAAGCTCTACCTCGGTGCCATGGGCGGTGAGGTTACAGCCGAGCTGCCCTTCGTCCTCATGCATCCTAAG CCTGACTTACGTCGTATGATGCGCGCCGACAGCCAAGCACAGGTTGAGGCCTTCCGCTCCGAGAGCATGGGCGTCTCCGTCGACCAGGACTAG